A genomic window from Salvia hispanica cultivar TCC Black 2014 chromosome 5, UniMelb_Shisp_WGS_1.0, whole genome shotgun sequence includes:
- the LOC125188221 gene encoding scarecrow-like protein 3, giving the protein MFQEDGSSSVTSSPLQMFPTPSSSSPPSLISPYPWLKDLKPEERGLYLIHLLITCANHVASGSLENANIALDQISHLASPDGDTMQRIASYFSEALADRILRAWPGVYKAFRSTRMSVLAEEIHVRKMFFEFLPFMKVAFVISNQAIIEAMEGEKMVHVIDLNATEPTQWCALIRDLSARPEGPPHLRITGIHQKREVLEQTAHVLIEEAEKLDLPFQFHPVVSKLEDLDVEKLRVKTGEALAISSIMQLHTLLASDAGGNRSPMAPMKGVGVQFQRAVQMNQGTLGELLEKDMVNGYSPSTDSASSSPLSSMPSSPKIDGYLSALWGLSPKVMVVTEQDSDHNGKSLMERLSESLYFYAALFDCLESALPRASIERLKMEKMLFGEEIKNIIACEGGERRQRHERLEKWNQRFELAGFGNVPLSYYAMLQAKRLLQSYNCDGYKIKEDNGGVVICWQDRPLLSVSAWRNRR; this is encoded by the coding sequence ATGTTTCAAGAGGACGGATCTTCATCTGTGACCTCATCACCGCTGCAAATGTTTCCGACGCCGTCGTCGTCATCGCCGCCTAGCTTAATCTCGCCTTATCCATGGCTCAAGGATCTCAAACCCGAAGAGAGAGGATTATACCTAATTCACCTCCTAATCACCTGCGCAAACCATGTCGCCTCCGGCAGCCTCGAGAATGCAAACATAGCCCTTGATCAAATTTCCCACCTTGCTTCCCCTGACGGCGACACAATGCAGCGAATCGCCTCCTATTTCTCCGAGGCTCTCGCCGATAGGATCCTCAGAGCCTGGCCGGGTGTTTACAAGGCCTTCCGGTCGACTAGAATGTCGGTTTTAGCTGAGGAAATCCATGTTAGGAAGATGTTTTTCGAGTTCTTGCCGTTTATGAAGGTTGCATTTGTGATTAGTAACCAGGCCATCATTGAGGCTATGGAAGGGGAGAAGATGGTTCATGTGATTGACTTAAATGCGACTGAGCCAACGCAGTGGTGTGCCCTTATCCGAGACCTGAGCGCCCGGCCTGAGGGGCCGCCTCATCTCAGGATCACGGGGATCCATCAGAAGAGGGAGGTGTTGGAGCAGACTGCTCATGTCTTGATTGAGGAGGCTGAGAAGCTGGATTTACCGTTTCAATTCCACCCCGTTGTGAGCAAATTGGAGGATCTTGATGTTGAGAAGCTTAGAGTCAAAACAGGGGAGGCTCTAGCTATTAGTTCAATAATGCAGCTGCATACATTGCTAGCTTCTGATGCCGGTGGGAATAGGTCCCCAATGGCCCCAATGAAAGGCGTAGGCGTGCAATTTCAAAGGGCTGTGCAGATGAATCAAGGCACTTTAGGGGAGTTGCTTGAGAAGGATATGGTTAATGGCTATAGTCCAAGTACTGATTCTGCCTCCTCGTCGCCATTGTCTTCCATGCCCTCCTCGCCTAAGATTGACGGATATCTCAGCGCTTTGTGGGGCCTTTCTCCCAAAGTCATGGTGGTGACAGAGCAAGACTCAGACCACAATGGGAAGAGCTTGATGGAGAGGCTGTCGGAGTCATTGTACTTCTACGCTGCTCTGTTTGATTGCCTGGAGTCTGCGTTGCCAAGGGCATCCATCGAGAGATTGAAGATGGAGAAGATGCTGTTTGGGGAGGAGATCAAGAATATCATAGCGTGTGAGGGGGGCGAGAGGAGGCAGAGGCACGAAAGGCTCGAGAAGTGGAATCAAAGATTCGAGTTAGCTGGCTTTGGAAATGTTCCTCTAAGCTATTACGCGATGCTGCAGGCGAAGAGATTGCTGCAGAGTTATAACTGTGATGGTTATAAGATCAAAGAGGACAACGGTGGCGTGGTGATTTGCTGGCAAGATCGACCGCTCCTTTCAGTATCGGCGTGGAGGAATAGAAGGTGA
- the LOC125188222 gene encoding pseudouridine-5'-phosphate glycosidase: MASWALSRISNLQKHLSPDIPSPKGEGLVKISPEVSEALSLGKPVVALESTIISHGMPYPQNLETAKEVEAIVRQNGAIAATIAILDGVPCIGLSPEELERLATIGRKARKTARRDIAHVVATGGNGATTVSATMFFASMVGIPIFVTGGIGGVHRHGESTMDISSDLVELGRTPVAVVSAGVKSILDIPRTLEYLETQGVCAAAYQTSEFPAFFTEKSGCKAPCRVDSAEECARLIEAHNSLMLGTGILISVPIPSKYSASGNFIESAIQKALKEAREQNITGSSETPFLLARVNELTGGASLSANIALVKNNARVGAQIAVSLSQLRQESYKGT, translated from the exons ATGGCGTCGTGGGCTCTCTCTAGAATCAGCAACCTCCAAAAACACTTGAGCCCAGATATTCCCTCTCCGAAG GGTGAAGGGCTAGTTAAGATATCACCAGAAGTTTCAGAAGCTCTGTCACTTGGGAAACCGGTGGTTGCTCTTGAATCCACAATTATTTCTCATG GAATGCCATATCctcaaaatttggaaacaGCTAAAGAGGTTGAGGCTATAGTAAGACAGAATGGAGCTATAGCTGCCACTATTGCTATTTTGGATGGTGTACCTTGCATAG GTTTATCTCCAGAAGAACTTGAAAGGCTTGCTACTATAGGAAGAAAAGCTCGGAAGACAGCTCGCAGGGATATTGCACATGTT GTTGCCACGGGAGGGAATGGTGCCACTACTGTTTCAGCAACAATGTTTTTTGCATCCATG GTTGGGATCCCAATATTTGTTACCGGTGGTATTGGGGGAGTTCATAGACATGGGGAGAGTA CTATGGATATTTCTTCTGATCTCGTGGAGTTGGGAAGGACCCCCGTTGCTGTAGTTTCTGCTGGTGTGAAGTCAATATTAGATATTCCTAGAACGCTGGAATATTTG GAAACTCAAGGAGTTTGCGCTGCTGCATATCAGACCAGTGAGTTTCCTGCCTTCTTCACTGAAAAGAGTGGCTGCAAG GCACCCTGTCGTGTTGACTCAGCCGAGGAATGTGCTCGATTAATAG AAGCACACAATAGTCTTATGCTGGGGACTGGAATTCTTATATCAGTCCCTATTCCAAGCAAATATTCTGCCTCAGGAAACTTTATTGAGTCAGCGATACAAAAAGCTCTAAAGGAAGCTCG GGAGCAGAATATTACTGGCAGCAGTGAAACTCCGTTTTTGCTTGCTAGAGTGAATGAGCTGACTGGGGGAGCCTCCCTCTCTGCAA ACATTGCTCTTGTGAAAAATAATGCACGTGTAGGCGCTCAGATTgcagtctctctctctcagctGCGCCAAGAAAGTTATAAAG gtACCTAA